GTCTTTTTGCGACACTTCCAACAAGGCGTTCTCCGTCTTTGGAGAATGCCACAACTGACGGTGTTGTCCGTCCACCTTCTGCATTTGGAATGACTGTAGATTTACCGCCTTCCATGATTGACATACACGAGTTTGTAGTACCAAGGTCTATTCCAAGAATTTTTTCTGAAGCCATATTTTTATTCCTCTGTTGTTTTTCCCTGTGACACTGCGACTCTGGCGCAGCGAATTACTTTTCCTTTTCTGCAATATCCCGGTTCAATTTCATCAATGACTGTTCCTTCACTACAGTCTGAGGGAACGTATGCCACTGCTTCCTGTGTTTCGGGGTTAAATGGAAGGTTCAGACAATCGATCTTAGTGATTTCATGATGATTCAGGACTGATTCAAGCAGTTTATGAATGTGTTCGACACCTTCGCGAAGGGTACTTTCATCTGCCGTTAGTGCCCGTTCAATGTTGTCTGCGACAACCAGCACTTCACGTGCAAAGTGTTCAACAGCGCGGTTTGAGCGCTCTTCTGATTCGCGTGAGACACGTTTTTTGTAGTTCTCAAAATCAGCAGCAAGCCGAAGATACCGGTTGTTTTGTTCATCACATTCCCGGTACAGTTCAACAAGGCGTTCAGCATCAGTGAGCTCTGTCTGGTCATTTTCTGCCATATCAGAGGACTCGGTGCCTTCCAAAGGTGCAGATGTTTCATCATTTTTCAGGTCCGGATTATCTGTCATGATTTCCCCTGCCATTGTGGCATTGTATGATCGATATACCTAATTTATGGTTAGTGGTTCTATATATATTTTGTGCTTAAAACAACAATGAATCGGTGTATATTTGGTTGGATTTAAAAAAAAACGTGTATTTAGTGCCTTTTTTTATTTTTTATTGATTTTTGCACTTTTATTTGAATTCCTCTCTCTTTCATCAGAGTAACCATTTTAGGGGGCGGGCTCTTCCACCGCCACCATCCACATTGCATTGCAGCATCAGAAATATGCTCTTTTTTCGCATGCCTGCCGATAATTTTCTCCCATTCAGCAATTTTTTCCGGGTGAAGTTCTTTCGTAATTTCATATTCTGATTCAAGCATCGCAGGGCACATCCAACAGCCAACGCGCTCAAAACCCCGTTCGTATAATGGATTTACCGCAAGCTCACGCCACCAGATATACAAAAATACTTCTAATGCTCTCCATCCCCGGATGGGGGAAATGTTCAGCTGGCCGGAGTAATAGGGATTAACCGCAACTCCGGGGAGTCCTGCCCGTGCAAATGATTCATACCAGCGGTTCCCCTGGACGGTGACACAATCACCTTTTGTTTCTCTCCACATGCGTACGGGTTCCAGTTTCAGGTATTCGCAGCACCAGCGGTGATCTTTTGCAGGGATCCCGTTTTTCCTGAGTCCTTCCTGGAAATCCTGACCGTGGAGAATCAATGGGATTCCAAGTGAATCAACAAATGCTGTTGTTTCCGGAAATTCCAGTCCGGTATCGACATAGTAGCAGTCAGTGACACCTGCCTTTCGGGCAAGTTCGCGAACAACGACACTATCTTTGCCCCCGGAAAATGCAACATTGCATTCAGGCCGGACATCTTTTTGAGATTTGATAAATCGTATGGCATGCCGTTCCAGATTTTTAAGGTGCGGTTTGTTGCAGCGAATTACCTGCTCTCTGTCCGGGTCTGGCAGTTCTATGTGGCGGGGTCTTCCCAGACTTTTTACTTTCACCACATTGTTTCGCAGCCATCCGGTACCGTATCGTCCGTTTGCATGAACAATAACCGGTCCGTCGGTAAGGTCTGATTTGCAGTGAATATTTTTCCCGCCCATGTGGCGGTTCCCTTTTTCTGCAATCTCATCGGTGATGTCAACAATTCCTTTTGAAATTTCATCAATGACAAAGGGAAGTGCATCGGGGGTGAGTTCCACGGTATATTCCCGCAGAAGGGGATCAAACGTAAGCCGGCTGAACACAACGCCATTTGCGATGATAGTGTCAGTGCGATCGATGCCGCCAGATTTATTTAAGAGAAGAAATTTAGGAATGGTTTCAATACCAAATCGGTTTTTCAGGTATTCCTTGATGATATTTCTGTCATGCTCCAGTGCAGGACGTACATCATACGGTTTTGTAAGGGGTATTTCATACCCTGGTGTTTTGCACCCGCAGGTCGATGCAACAAGGGGGACATTGCACTCCGGGCACCAGAACAGGCTTTCCCGAAATGGTGGTTCTCTGACTGTTTCTCTGGCAGGTTTTCTCATATATTGGTATAGTATGTGTTGTTCTAACGCAAAAATACGTGTTACCACTGCATAGTCTGTTCATTAGATTCATAATATCTCACGCTGATAGTATGCGCATGAAGACTGCACTTCTCTCTGTGTGGGACAAGACCGGAATTGTTGAACTGGCTCGTTTCCTGTCTGAATCCAATATTGCAATTCTGAGTTCGGGAGGGACTGGAAAGGTCCTTGCAGAAGCAGGAATTCCTTTTACGGAAGTATCAGAATATACCGGATCCCCTGAAATGATGGATGGACGTGTGAAGACTCTTCATCCAAAGATTCATGGGGGCCTTCTCGGCCGGAGAGGAAAGGATGATCAGGTGATGGAAGAACAGGGAATCGGACCGATTGATCTCCTTGTCGTGAACCTCTATCCCTTTGAAGAGATGGCAAAAAAAGACCTTTCTCTCCCTGAACTGATCGAATTCATCGATATTGGCGGCCCTGCGATGATCCGTTCTGCAGCCAAGAATTTCCACGATGTTGCGGTTGTCATTGATCCATCTGATTATCAGGCGGTGATGGATGATATAAAGGAGGGCGGACTTTCAGAAGAAGACCGTCTGCATCTTGCCCGCAAAGTCTTTGCACGCACCGCATCGTACGATGCGGCTATCTCAAATTATCTGTACAGTATCGACCGTGAATTCCCGGAGATATATTCATTCCAGCTCACAAACGGCCGTGAACTCCGCTATGGTGAGAATCCCCACCAGAAGGCAGCAGTATATGGCAAGAGTGGTATTGCCGTGCAGATACCGCTTCAGGGCAAACAGATGTCCTATAACAATTATCTTGACGCTGATGCCGCAACAGCCCTTCTGCATGAGTTTGATGAACCGGCAGCAGTCATTGTGAAGCATAACAACCCCTGTGGAGTTGCAACAGGTGACGCGCTTCTTCCTGCATACCTAGGTGCCCGTGACGTTGACCCTGTTTCCGCATACGGCTCGGTTGTTGCCTTAAACCGTGTGGTGGAGGATGATGTCGCAGAAGAGCTTGCATCCACCTTTGTTGAGGTTGTCATTGCGCCCGGATATACAGATTCCGCACGCGAAATCATGAAGAGAAAGGAGAATATGCGTATTCTGATCCTACCGGAAAAGGAAAATGAACCTGCTGTGCGGTCAATAAACGGAGGTGCCCTCATTCAGGTATCACCTGATTCAATCACCGATAACTGGCGTGTGGTAAGCGAGCGTGAACCCACCGCAACTGAATATGCGTCAATGAAGATGGCACTGAAGGTATGTCAGCACACAAAGAGCAATACCATCATTTTCGCCAACCCAACAGCCACCGTTGGTATTGGTGCAGGCCAGATGAGCCGTGTCGATGCGGCAAAGATTGCTGTTGAAAAGGCTCTCTCTTCTCTTGAAGGCACATCTGTTGCATCTGATGCATTCCTCCCGTTCCCTGATGCACTGGAAGAAGCTGCAAAGGCCGGTGCGACAGCACTCATTCAGCCGGGTGGTTCCATCCGTGACCAGGAAGTGATTGATGCGGCGAACCGACTGAATATTGCGATGGTTTTCACAGGAATCCGTCATTTCAGACATTAATTCTCTTTTTTCCTTCAGGCAAACGGTTATATCATTTTCCAGCCATTGATAATTTATGGTGAGAAGCCTATGAGTGAGTGCTTTATTTGTCGATAAGCCACATTTTTTAGACACCACCCTGAGGGATGGTGAACAGACACCGGGTGTAACGCTGACTCCTGATCAAAAGTTGGAGATTGCCTGTGCCCTGTCTGATATTGGAATAGATGTTATCGAAGCTGGTTCTGCCGCTGCGTCAGTTGGAGAGCTTACGGCAATCGGATTAATCTCTGATGCCGGGCTTGGTACTGAATGCTGCACGTATGTGCGGGCACTGCCCTATGATATTGATCTTGCAGCGGACGCTGGTGCTGATTCTGTACACCTCGTTGTGCCGGTGAGTGATCTGCACATTGTTGAGAAGATGGGCAAAACCCGCGATGAGGTATATGCAATGGCAATGTCTGCCGTAACGTACGCAAAGGAACGGGGACTTATTGTTGAACTTTCCGGCGAGGATGCATCCCGTGCAGACCAGGCGTTTCTGGCCCACCTCTTTACTGACGGTGTTGCCCATGGTGCCGATCGGCTCTGTTTCTGTGATACAGTGGGAATTCTGACACCGGAACGAACCGCTGAATTTATACCTCCGCTCACGGAGATTGCGCCTGTTAGTATCCACTGCCATAATGATCTCGGATTTGCACTTCCGAATACTATCGCCGCATTGAAGTCAGGTGCCTCATGTGCACATGTTACGGTGAACGGACTGGGCGAACGTGCAGGCAATACCCCCTTTGAGGAGGTGGTAATGTCCCTTGAAGTCCTCTATGGGAGAGATACCGGCATTCAGACGGAGAAGATATATCCGCTTTCAACACTGGTGGCACGCCTGACAGGCATTGATCTGCCGGCGAACAAGGCCATTGTCGGATCCATGGCATTTACCCATGAAAGTGGGATTCATGCACATGGTGTGCTCAGAAATGCACGGACATATGAACCGGTACCGCCTGAGATGGTTGGAAGAACCCGAAGAATTGTTCTTGGTAAACATTCCGGGAAAGCATCTGTTGAGGCGTCCCTGAATGAACTGGGGTATACCGTAACTTCAGAACAGCTCACCGCCATTCTTTCGCGGATAAAACAACTGGGAGATGAAGGAAAACGGGTCACCGATGCGGACCTGATGGCAATCGCAGATACGGTTCTGCAGCTCGTCTGCACACCGGCGATACGCCTGCAACAGTATACGGTGGTCTCCGGGAACCGGTCTACCCCGACCGCGTCGGTGACGATGGCGGTGAACGGGAATGAAATAACCAGTGCGGCCACCGGGAACGGACCCGTTGATGCCGCGATCAAGGCATTACAGGGTTCTGTTTCCGATATTGCGGATATCAGTCTGGAAGATTATCATGTGGATGCCATAACTGGTGGTGCGGATGCACTGGTAGATGTAACAGTTAAATTGAGGAAAGACGGAAAAGTAATAACATCCCGTGGCGCCCGGACTGATATAATCACCGCGAGTGTCGAAGCAGTAATCGCCGGGATGAATCGACTATTGAGGGATGATAAATGAAAACCGGGGCTAAAATACTAGTTGAGAGCCTGCTGCATGAAGGGGTGAATACCATTTTTGGATACCCCGGCGGCACTGTTTTGCCGATATATGATGAACTATATGATTCTCCACTCCGGCACATCCTTGTTCGCCACGAACAGGCAGCAATTCACGCTGCAGACGGATATGCACGGGCAAGCGGCAGAGTTGGTGTTTGCCTTGCAACGTCCGGGCCTGGTGCCTGCAACCTTGTGACAGGTATTGCCACTGCCTACATGGATTCGGTACCGGTTGTGGCGATCACCGGACAGGTCCCGACCACACTGCTGGGAAATGATGCATTTCAGGAATCTGACATCACCGGAATTACCCTTCCTATAACGAAGCACAGCTATCTGTTGAATAATGTGCGTGATGTTGGGAAGACTGTTCATGAAGCCTTCTATATCGCAGGCACCGGTCGAATGGGGCCGGTTTTAATTGATGTCCCGAAGGATGTTCAGACCGATGTTGTAAATGAACCTGAGGCAGTGCCGGAGAAGGTTTCGATACGCGGGTATCAGCCGACAGTGCGGGGACACCCGAAACAGATTGAAAAGGCTGTCGGTATGATATCAGGTGCTGAGCGTCCGCTAATCTATGCCGGTGGGGGAGTGATTGCATCCGGTGGTGATGCAGAGCTTATCCGTCTCGCAGAGGCCCTGATGATACCAGTCACGACCACCCTGATGGGGCTTGGTGCCATTCCGTCTCATCATCCGTTGAACCTGGGGATGCTTGGCATGCACGGGACACAGAGTGCCAATTATGCGGTCACGGAATGTGACCTCCTCATTGCCATTGGCGCACGATTTGATGACCGTGTGACCGGAAAACTTGAGTCGTTTGCTCCGAATGCACAGATAATTCATATTGATATTGATCCCGCTGAGATCGGAAAAAATAAGGCTGTGGATCTTCCGATTGTAGGAGATGTCGGTCATGTGCTCAGAGAGATAAATAAAAAGCTGACGAAAAAAACGGTTCAGGGTCTATGGAACGGACGAATCGCCGAATGGAAACAGCAATCCGGAGAAAAGAAGGTTTTGGATACCAGCATCCTGACTCCTCAGTATGTCGTCAGGACCCTTTCCGATATCCTTGATGGTGCCGGTATCATTGTGACAGAGGTAGGCCAGAATCAGATGTGGGCCGCACAGCATTTCTCATTTACCCGTCCACGCCAGTGGATCTCATCCGGTGGCCTTGGTACAATGGGGTATGGATTTCCTGCTGCGATTGGTGCCAGTATTGCCTGTCCTGATGAAGCGGTGATCGATATTGCAGGAGATGGCAGTTTCCAGATGAATATTCAGGAACTTGCTACGGTTGTTCAGTATAACATTCCGGTAAAGGTCATGATCTTAAACAACCAGTATCTTGGCATGGTCCGCCAGTGGCAGGAGTTGTTTTATGACAGGCGGTATTCCTATACTGAAATGCCGTCCGTTGATTTTGTCGGTATTGCAAAGGCGTATGGGGTGCCGGGAATGTGTGTGACTGATCCGGCCGATGTAGGGGATGCAATACAGACATCTCTTGCACATGATGGGCCGTATATTCTTGACTTCAGAATAGAGCGTGAGGAGAATGTCATGCCGATGGTTCCC
Above is a window of Methanogenium organophilum DNA encoding:
- a CDS encoding 2-isopropylmalate synthase is translated as MSALFVDKPHFLDTTLRDGEQTPGVTLTPDQKLEIACALSDIGIDVIEAGSAAASVGELTAIGLISDAGLGTECCTYVRALPYDIDLAADAGADSVHLVVPVSDLHIVEKMGKTRDEVYAMAMSAVTYAKERGLIVELSGEDASRADQAFLAHLFTDGVAHGADRLCFCDTVGILTPERTAEFIPPLTEIAPVSIHCHNDLGFALPNTIAALKSGASCAHVTVNGLGERAGNTPFEEVVMSLEVLYGRDTGIQTEKIYPLSTLVARLTGIDLPANKAIVGSMAFTHESGIHAHGVLRNARTYEPVPPEMVGRTRRIVLGKHSGKASVEASLNELGYTVTSEQLTAILSRIKQLGDEGKRVTDADLMAIADTVLQLVCTPAIRLQQYTVVSGNRSTPTASVTMAVNGNEITSAATGNGPVDAAIKALQGSVSDIADISLEDYHVDAITGGADALVDVTVKLRKDGKVITSRGARTDIITASVEAVIAGMNRLLRDDK
- the ilvB gene encoding biosynthetic-type acetolactate synthase large subunit, giving the protein MKTGAKILVESLLHEGVNTIFGYPGGTVLPIYDELYDSPLRHILVRHEQAAIHAADGYARASGRVGVCLATSGPGACNLVTGIATAYMDSVPVVAITGQVPTTLLGNDAFQESDITGITLPITKHSYLLNNVRDVGKTVHEAFYIAGTGRMGPVLIDVPKDVQTDVVNEPEAVPEKVSIRGYQPTVRGHPKQIEKAVGMISGAERPLIYAGGGVIASGGDAELIRLAEALMIPVTTTLMGLGAIPSHHPLNLGMLGMHGTQSANYAVTECDLLIAIGARFDDRVTGKLESFAPNAQIIHIDIDPAEIGKNKAVDLPIVGDVGHVLREINKKLTKKTVQGLWNGRIAEWKQQSGEKKVLDTSILTPQYVVRTLSDILDGAGIIVTEVGQNQMWAAQHFSFTRPRQWISSGGLGTMGYGFPAAIGASIACPDEAVIDIAGDGSFQMNIQELATVVQYNIPVKVMILNNQYLGMVRQWQELFYDRRYSYTEMPSVDFVGIAKAYGVPGMCVTDPADVGDAIQTSLAHDGPYILDFRIEREENVMPMVPAGAAINEMILGENR
- a CDS encoding phosphoadenosine phosphosulfate reductase domain-containing protein; amino-acid sequence: MRKPARETVREPPFRESLFWCPECNVPLVASTCGCKTPGYEIPLTKPYDVRPALEHDRNIIKEYLKNRFGIETIPKFLLLNKSGGIDRTDTIIANGVVFSRLTFDPLLREYTVELTPDALPFVIDEISKGIVDITDEIAEKGNRHMGGKNIHCKSDLTDGPVIVHANGRYGTGWLRNNVVKVKSLGRPRHIELPDPDREQVIRCNKPHLKNLERHAIRFIKSQKDVRPECNVAFSGGKDSVVVRELARKAGVTDCYYVDTGLEFPETTAFVDSLGIPLILHGQDFQEGLRKNGIPAKDHRWCCEYLKLEPVRMWRETKGDCVTVQGNRWYESFARAGLPGVAVNPYYSGQLNISPIRGWRALEVFLYIWWRELAVNPLYERGFERVGCWMCPAMLESEYEITKELHPEKIAEWEKIIGRHAKKEHISDAAMQCGWWRWKSPPPKMVTLMKERGIQIKVQKSIKNKKRH
- the purH gene encoding bifunctional phosphoribosylaminoimidazolecarboxamide formyltransferase/IMP cyclohydrolase; this encodes MKTALLSVWDKTGIVELARFLSESNIAILSSGGTGKVLAEAGIPFTEVSEYTGSPEMMDGRVKTLHPKIHGGLLGRRGKDDQVMEEQGIGPIDLLVVNLYPFEEMAKKDLSLPELIEFIDIGGPAMIRSAAKNFHDVAVVIDPSDYQAVMDDIKEGGLSEEDRLHLARKVFARTASYDAAISNYLYSIDREFPEIYSFQLTNGRELRYGENPHQKAAVYGKSGIAVQIPLQGKQMSYNNYLDADAATALLHEFDEPAAVIVKHNNPCGVATGDALLPAYLGARDVDPVSAYGSVVALNRVVEDDVAEELASTFVEVVIAPGYTDSAREIMKRKENMRILILPEKENEPAVRSINGGALIQVSPDSITDNWRVVSEREPTATEYASMKMALKVCQHTKSNTIIFANPTATVGIGAGQMSRVDAAKIAVEKALSSLEGTSVASDAFLPFPDALEEAAKAGATALIQPGGSIRDQEVIDAANRLNIAMVFTGIRHFRH
- a CDS encoding nucleotide exchange factor GrpE; protein product: MTDNPDLKNDETSAPLEGTESSDMAENDQTELTDAERLVELYRECDEQNNRYLRLAADFENYKKRVSRESEERSNRAVEHFAREVLVVADNIERALTADESTLREGVEHIHKLLESVLNHHEITKIDCLNLPFNPETQEAVAYVPSDCSEGTVIDEIEPGYCRKGKVIRCARVAVSQGKTTEE